The following nucleotide sequence is from Azoarcus sp. CIB.
CTTCGAGCTTTTCCGTTGCAAGCCGGACCTTGTCCGCCAGCACACGGTTCTCGGCCTCCAGACGCACGACGCGCGTGCGCAACTCGCGCCCTTCCGCGCGGCACGATTCGAGCAGGCCGACAATCCGTTCGACCTGGTTCTCCAGCTTATTGAGTTCTGCATCCATCGGCGGGATGGTAGAGGCGCCCCGAAAGGCGGTCAAGGCGGTCCGCTCAGGCCTCGGCCGAATGCACCCAGTCGAGCGCCTCGAACTGCAGCCGGTTGAGTTCGCCGACATCGATGCCCAGCACATTGGCAAACGACGTCACGCGTTGTGCATCGCCGCGCTCGAATGCGAGCACCAGTTCGAGATACGGCGCCATCGGCCCGCGCTGATACAACAGGGCATCCTGCATCGGCTCGGGCAGCTTCAGCGGACGGATCGCATCCTCGAGCGGCACCTTCAATGCAACATCGAGCAGCGAGAACAGGCCCAGCACGAAAAGCTGGGCGGCGGGATCGCGTTCGCCGCGCAGACCGCCCAGGAGCTCCAGCAGACGGCCGCGCACGAGGGCATCCTCCATCACGACCGCGGCACCCGGCGCGCTGCGCGCACTGCCCAGCAACATCATCGACACCCAGCGCTGCAGCGGCTGCTGCCCGAGCACGAGGATCGCCTGTTCGACCGAGCTGATGTGGTGATTGAGACCCCACGCGGCCGCGTTCACGTAGCGCAGCAGCCGGTACGCGAGCGCAAGGTCGTGCTTGAGGATGACGGCGATTTCCTGGGTATCCACGCCGGTGCGCAGGCGCTGCAGCAGGGATGCGAGGCGCATGCCGTGCGGCGACAGCGAGTTGCCCTTCCAGTCCTCGCGGCGCGTCACGAAACCGCCGGAGAACGCCGTGCAGCCAAGTTTGGCCGCGAGTTCGAACTCGTCCGGCGTACCCACCTCCCAGGCCCACACGGGCAGCTCGGCGCGCCGCTGCCGCACTGCGCGGAGGTACAGGCCGAGGTCTTCAGGCAGGCAGAATCCCATGCGGAACAGCGCCGCGTCGGCCTGCGGCAGCACGCTGTCGAGCCACACCCCGGGCTCGCCGTGATCGAGCACGATCTTTACGCCTGCCTCGCGCAGGCGCGCAGCGCTCGCCACAGTTTCGGCGGACGCGGCACGCGTGGGCAGTTCGGGGCGCACGAGCAGGGTCGCGTCGAGCCCCTGCAAGCGCTCCAG
It contains:
- a CDS encoding HDOD domain-containing protein; its protein translation is MLGWLKRLLGIEPERPAFSPAIPLPPREPVPSAVPPQPSPAASPASLSPTVAPAAASVVPPPVEDELRAADASLSLLCRSEVLDRDQNLTGYAFELREDVAGRIRATGRRARDFIDSLLVEQIDRYGHGAALKARRVCLRVWEGFLANPALERLQGLDATLLVRPELPTRAASAETVASAARLREAGVKIVLDHGEPGVWLDSVLPQADAALFRMGFCLPEDLGLYLRAVRQRRAELPVWAWEVGTPDEFELAAKLGCTAFSGGFVTRREDWKGNSLSPHGMRLASLLQRLRTGVDTQEIAVILKHDLALAYRLLRYVNAAAWGLNHHISSVEQAILVLGQQPLQRWVSMMLLGSARSAPGAAVVMEDALVRGRLLELLGGLRGERDPAAQLFVLGLFSLLDVALKVPLEDAIRPLKLPEPMQDALLYQRGPMAPYLELVLAFERGDAQRVTSFANVLGIDVGELNRLQFEALDWVHSAEA